A single region of the Austwickia chelonae genome encodes:
- a CDS encoding DUF3263 domain-containing protein: MSRRRARGLSNRDRAVIDLEREWGQAPQVQDYKSEAARTLGLSPSGYALVLSALIDDPAALEYDPETISRLRQVRQMRRPDF, from the coding sequence ATGAGTAGACGCCGTGCGAGGGGCCTGTCCAATCGCGACCGGGCCGTGATCGACCTGGAACGGGAGTGGGGCCAGGCCCCCCAGGTGCAGGACTACAAGAGCGAGGCGGCCCGCACATTGGGTTTGTCGCCGTCCGGTTACGCGTTGGTCTTGAGCGCTCTCATCGATGACCCGGCAGCCTTGGAGTACGACCCGGAGACGATCAGCCGTCTTCGCCAGGTGCGGCAGATGCGTCGCCCCGATTTTTGA
- a CDS encoding extracellular solute-binding protein, which yields MSLEDSVAPKADLDVRHVLAAGSLGILPQAICPGGIVKQRLLLLTVGSLVLTLSACSGGTGAGTASGSGAGERTTKIKLVAAEYSKDNTKAFWDSFATTYKNKYGYELEVQVVPWEDIDQQSSTMIQNQQMPDILNLNAYAGYAKDGLLYHGEEVLPPAARSDLIDAFVASGTYQGKLYGFPDLSSTRALFYNKTLFAQAGITDPPKNWDDFVSAAKKITALGNGQVGYAMPLGPEESQAEMSIWMFNNGGDWKSGGTWTINSDKNVETLTFLKNLAVVEKVTQNNPGKTNRADAFDLFKSDKAGMVVGFSPLAAALDKDAQVQYGIAPMPTKGAGPARTFGVTDYLMAFKKKGNQDAVKKFYELYYAKEQVNTFIKKEGFLPVTKSGIEEFKGDPKLTVYLDTLPQARLTPTDDPTWDKVKLAVQQNLGRASAENGDPKAVLDRLQGQAEAAK from the coding sequence ATGTCTCTTGAGGACTCGGTTGCACCGAAGGCAGACTTGGACGTGCGTCACGTTCTGGCGGCGGGGTCATTGGGGATCCTGCCGCAGGCGATCTGCCCAGGAGGCATCGTGAAGCAGCGGCTCCTGCTCCTCACTGTTGGATCCCTTGTCCTGACACTCAGCGCCTGCAGCGGTGGAACCGGCGCAGGCACAGCGTCTGGCTCCGGGGCGGGAGAGAGAACCACCAAAATAAAACTCGTCGCCGCCGAGTACAGCAAGGACAACACCAAAGCCTTCTGGGACTCTTTCGCCACGACGTACAAGAACAAGTACGGCTACGAACTCGAGGTCCAGGTCGTGCCTTGGGAAGACATCGACCAGCAATCCTCGACGATGATCCAGAACCAGCAGATGCCGGACATCCTCAACCTCAACGCCTATGCCGGTTACGCCAAGGACGGACTCCTCTACCACGGTGAAGAAGTTCTCCCACCTGCTGCGCGATCGGACCTGATCGACGCCTTTGTCGCCTCGGGTACTTATCAGGGCAAGCTGTACGGCTTCCCTGACCTGTCCAGCACCCGGGCGCTCTTCTACAACAAGACTCTCTTCGCTCAGGCCGGGATCACCGACCCCCCGAAGAACTGGGACGACTTCGTTTCCGCTGCCAAGAAGATCACGGCGCTGGGTAACGGGCAGGTCGGTTACGCCATGCCCTTGGGCCCGGAAGAGTCCCAAGCCGAAATGTCCATCTGGATGTTCAACAACGGCGGCGACTGGAAATCCGGCGGCACCTGGACGATCAACTCCGACAAGAATGTCGAGACGCTGACCTTCCTCAAGAACCTGGCCGTTGTCGAGAAGGTCACCCAGAACAATCCCGGAAAGACCAACCGGGCCGATGCCTTCGACCTGTTCAAGTCCGACAAAGCCGGAATGGTCGTCGGTTTCAGCCCGCTTGCGGCAGCACTCGACAAGGATGCCCAGGTGCAGTACGGCATCGCCCCGATGCCGACCAAAGGAGCAGGACCGGCGCGAACCTTCGGTGTCACCGACTATCTGATGGCATTCAAGAAGAAGGGTAACCAGGACGCTGTCAAGAAGTTCTACGAGCTCTACTACGCCAAGGAGCAGGTCAACACCTTCATCAAGAAGGAAGGTTTTCTCCCGGTGACGAAATCAGGTATTGAAGAATTCAAAGGTGACCCGAAACTCACGGTCTATCTGGACACCCTTCCCCAGGCTCGTTTGACCCCGACCGACGACCCGACCTGGGACAAGGTCAAGTTGGCGGTCCAGCAGAACCTCGGCCGTGCTTCCGCAGAGAACGGCGACCCCAAAGCCGTGCTCGACAGACTGCAAGGACAGGCCGAGGCCGCCAAATGA
- a CDS encoding carbohydrate ABC transporter permease, translated as MTLSRQSASGVTNQRPWHTTLLWLGPALALILGVVLFPVVKLVDASLGRYSITGLRLGDAGGANYTNLFRHPDLSTVLTNTVVWVVSVVAITVVISLGLAQFLVKDFRGRSLVRWAMIVPWAASLVVTSQLFVLLYDYHHGMINQLLQSLHLVEAPIDFLGDDRFTMASMVAVGVFVSLPFTTYTFIAGLDAIPEDVFEAARLDGASRWQTWRQVTLPLLRPSLMIACVLNIIYVFNSFPLVYTLNDRNPGYLHDTTITFMYKLAFKSQEKDVGMSAAAGIVNMLLILLVVAAYLKVIDWRKATRS; from the coding sequence ATGACGCTCTCGCGGCAGAGCGCGAGCGGGGTGACGAACCAGCGACCGTGGCATACCACCTTGCTGTGGCTGGGGCCTGCGCTTGCCTTGATCCTGGGCGTGGTGCTCTTCCCGGTCGTCAAACTTGTCGATGCCTCGCTGGGTCGTTATTCGATCACCGGGTTGAGGCTCGGTGACGCAGGCGGCGCCAACTACACGAATTTGTTCCGGCATCCGGACCTGTCCACGGTCCTGACCAACACCGTCGTGTGGGTGGTCTCCGTCGTCGCCATTACCGTCGTGATCTCGTTGGGGCTGGCACAGTTCCTCGTCAAGGACTTTCGGGGACGTTCCTTGGTGCGGTGGGCGATGATCGTGCCTTGGGCGGCTTCCTTGGTGGTCACCTCGCAGCTCTTCGTGCTGCTCTACGACTACCACCACGGGATGATCAATCAGCTCCTGCAGTCTCTCCACCTTGTGGAGGCGCCGATCGATTTCCTCGGCGACGACCGGTTCACGATGGCATCCATGGTGGCGGTCGGCGTTTTCGTGTCGCTCCCGTTCACGACATACACCTTCATCGCCGGTCTCGACGCCATCCCCGAGGACGTCTTCGAAGCTGCCCGGCTGGACGGCGCATCCCGGTGGCAGACCTGGCGGCAGGTCACTCTTCCTCTGCTGCGTCCGTCGCTCATGATCGCTTGCGTCCTGAACATCATCTATGTCTTCAACAGCTTCCCGCTCGTCTACACGCTCAATGACCGCAACCCGGGGTATCTGCATGACACGACCATCACCTTCATGTACAAACTGGCTTTCAAATCGCAGGAGAAAGACGTCGGGATGTCTGCGGCTGCAGGCATCGTCAACATGTTGTTGATCCTGCT